One part of the Pseudomonadota bacterium genome encodes these proteins:
- the aroB gene encoding 3-dehydroquinate synthase, protein MQPLPPICLIGPMGSGKSAVGKRLSQLLDRRFIDTDHWVEERTGVEISLIFDKEGEAGFRLRETAALESALSEQHSVIATGGGIVTQADNRQLLSSGAIVVFLYTTPTQQYERTRYNSSRPLLAVDDPLARLEALWTEREPLYRALAHHVVETDGQRVPQVAKTIMNLLRERHTPLAGIPPQEQADTLHNMQTLNVNLGTRSYPIVIGHQLMGDESLWRQLAIEVNLPEHLVIVTNTTIKPAYLDTLSTALTGHRVSHIELPDGEQHKHLGTIETIIDGLIECGAQRDTAVIALGGGVVGDMTGFAAASFMRGVRFVQVPTTLLAQVDSSVGGKTGVNHSLGKNLIGAFHQPAAVVIDTATLSTLPEREVRAGIAEIIKYGCIFDAEFFSWLENNMKRLLALEPEALTHAIYRSCAIKAEIVARDEREKGERALLNFGHSFGHAIEQVTEYRQWLHGEAVAIGMQMAAHLSEQMDQLESAELARIEALINHAGLPKRAGALSIDALKQAMQKDKKNTARTQRLIVLKHIGASEVRADCDSTLVENALRAYCDT, encoded by the coding sequence ATGCAGCCATTACCGCCAATCTGTTTGATCGGACCGATGGGCTCCGGCAAAAGCGCCGTCGGCAAGCGATTGAGCCAGTTGCTCGATCGTCGGTTTATCGACACGGATCACTGGGTCGAAGAGCGCACGGGTGTGGAAATCAGCCTCATCTTCGACAAAGAAGGTGAAGCGGGTTTTCGCCTGCGCGAAACAGCGGCGCTCGAGAGCGCTCTGTCCGAGCAGCACAGCGTCATCGCAACCGGTGGCGGCATCGTCACCCAAGCCGACAACCGGCAGTTGCTCAGTTCGGGGGCGATTGTTGTGTTTTTGTATACGACGCCCACGCAGCAATATGAGCGCACCCGATACAACAGTTCGCGCCCCCTACTCGCCGTGGATGATCCGCTTGCCCGTCTTGAAGCGCTCTGGACCGAGCGGGAACCGCTCTATCGGGCGTTGGCACATCATGTGGTCGAAACCGATGGTCAACGCGTTCCACAGGTCGCCAAGACCATTATGAATTTGCTGCGGGAACGCCACACGCCGCTTGCAGGCATTCCACCCCAAGAACAAGCCGATACACTGCACAACATGCAAACTCTGAATGTCAATTTGGGTACACGCAGCTATCCGATTGTGATCGGCCACCAACTGATGGGCGATGAGTCGCTGTGGCGCCAATTGGCCATCGAGGTCAATTTGCCCGAACACTTGGTAATCGTGACCAACACCACCATCAAACCCGCCTACCTTGACACGCTCTCCACAGCGCTCACCGGCCATCGCGTGAGCCATATCGAACTGCCCGACGGCGAGCAACATAAACACCTAGGCACCATCGAAACGATCATCGACGGGCTGATCGAGTGCGGTGCCCAACGAGACACGGCGGTGATTGCGCTCGGTGGTGGTGTGGTGGGTGATATGACTGGATTCGCAGCCGCCAGCTTCATGCGTGGCGTACGCTTTGTGCAGGTGCCAACCACATTACTCGCTCAGGTTGACTCATCGGTCGGCGGCAAAACAGGGGTTAATCACAGCCTCGGAAAGAATCTAATCGGCGCGTTTCACCAGCCTGCGGCTGTGGTCATCGATACCGCCACGCTGTCAACGTTGCCCGAACGCGAAGTGCGCGCGGGCATTGCCGAGATCATTAAGTATGGCTGTATTTTTGACGCCGAATTTTTCAGCTGGCTCGAAAACAACATGAAACGCCTGCTTGCGCTCGAGCCCGAAGCGCTCACCCACGCTATCTATCGGAGTTGCGCGATCAAAGCGGAAATCGTCGCGCGCGACGAGCGTGAAAAAGGCGAACGCGCCCTACTCAACTTCGGTCACAGCTTCGGCCACGCCATTGAACAGGTGACCGAGTATCGACAGTGGCTACACGGTGAAGCTGTCGCAATCGGTATGCAGATGGCTGCACATTTGAGCGAGCAAATGGATCAGCTTGAGTCCGCCGAGCTTGCCCGCATCGAAGCACTGATTAACCACGCCGGCCTACCCAAACGGGCGGGCGCATTGAGTATCGATGCACTCAAACAAGCCATGCAAAAGGACAAAAAGAATACCGCCCGCACACAACGTCTGATCGTGCTTAAACACATTGGCGCGAGTGAAGTCCGCGCGGACTGTGACAGCACCCTGGTGGAAAACGCGCTCAGGGCATACTGCGACACATGA
- a CDS encoding deoxyguanosinetriphosphate triphosphohydrolase yields MTERLLAPYASTPEQSRGRLHHEPPSRYRNDFQRDRDRIIHSSAFRRLEYKTQVFVNHEGDLYRTRLTHSLEVAQVGRTVARALKLNEDLIEAVCLAHDLGHTPFGHAGQDALNACMRDYGGFEHNFQSLRVVDALENKYPDFGGLNLTFETREGILKHCSRKNARRIGDVGQRFLDNTRPSAEAQLADLADSIAYNHHDVDDGFRSGLLTIEQLEEVPVFAHHLGATRQAFPAIDERRTLYETVRRMIGDFIHDLIQHSMKQLDDLGAQQADQIRQAPTRAISLSPDALAQHLQLKQFLRANLYRHPRVVAMTDRARDVVNELFAVLLAHPHHMPPSYAEPAPGDVDHADALFDDHPPARRVADYIAGMTDRYAFARHAELCT; encoded by the coding sequence ATGACCGAACGCCTGCTCGCACCGTACGCATCCACGCCAGAACAGTCTCGCGGTCGCCTGCACCACGAGCCGCCCTCTCGTTATCGCAACGACTTTCAACGCGATCGAGACCGTATCATTCATTCCTCCGCGTTTCGGCGGCTGGAGTACAAGACCCAAGTATTTGTGAATCATGAAGGCGATCTGTACCGCACTCGTCTAACTCACAGTCTCGAAGTGGCGCAAGTAGGGCGCACCGTTGCCCGCGCGCTCAAACTCAATGAAGATCTCATCGAGGCCGTGTGTTTAGCGCACGATCTTGGCCACACCCCGTTCGGTCATGCGGGGCAGGACGCGCTCAATGCCTGCATGCGCGATTACGGTGGGTTTGAGCATAATTTTCAGTCGCTTCGAGTGGTCGATGCGCTGGAGAACAAATACCCGGATTTTGGCGGCTTAAACCTGACGTTCGAAACACGAGAGGGCATTCTCAAGCATTGCTCGCGCAAAAATGCGCGCCGAATTGGCGACGTTGGTCAACGTTTTCTCGATAACACGCGGCCTTCCGCCGAAGCGCAGCTGGCGGATCTTGCTGATTCGATTGCCTATAATCACCATGATGTCGACGATGGGTTTCGCTCGGGGCTACTCACCATCGAACAACTCGAAGAGGTGCCGGTGTTCGCGCATCATCTTGGCGCCACGCGCCAAGCCTTTCCAGCAATCGATGAGCGCCGCACGCTCTATGAGACAGTGCGACGCATGATCGGTGACTTTATTCATGATTTGATCCAACACAGCATGAAACAGCTCGATGATCTTGGTGCTCAACAGGCCGATCAGATCCGTCAGGCACCGACACGGGCGATCTCATTGTCCCCCGATGCGCTGGCGCAGCATCTGCAGCTAAAACAATTTTTGCGTGCCAACCTCTATCGACATCCGCGGGTGGTGGCGATGACCGATCGCGCACGCGATGTGGTCAATGAACTGTTCGCCGTGCTTTTAGCCCATCCACACCATATGCCGCCGTCGTATGCGGAACCTGCGCCTGGGGACGTCGATCATGCCGATGCTCTATTCGACGACCACCCACCCGCTCGACGGGTTGCTGATTACATTGCCGGCATGACCGATCGCTACGCGTTCGCCCGCCACGCCGAGTTGTGTACCTAA
- the pyrF gene encoding orotidine-5'-phosphate decarboxylase: protein MTPKNIPNADRLIFAMDVGTVDEAKALATELGDAVTFYKLGLQLMTSGDYFGLVDWLVAQNKKIFVDLKFFDVPATVASAVRGLNRRGVTYATIHGNQSIMEAAADAKDDVKILAVTALTSLDRGDLDDLGFACDIDTLVLSRARRALESGCDGVISSGLEAPKLREHIDHKLLVITPGIRPVDNRPADDQKRVVDVAQAFENGADHIVVGRPIRTADSPKAAAMAIQHTINESFAS, encoded by the coding sequence ATGACGCCCAAGAACATCCCCAACGCTGATCGCCTTATTTTCGCCATGGATGTGGGCACGGTGGATGAGGCAAAAGCGCTCGCTACCGAACTGGGCGATGCCGTGACGTTTTATAAGTTGGGTCTGCAGCTGATGACCTCGGGCGACTATTTTGGGTTGGTCGACTGGCTGGTCGCTCAGAACAAAAAGATCTTCGTGGACCTCAAATTTTTCGACGTCCCGGCCACGGTCGCCTCTGCCGTTCGTGGCCTCAATCGACGGGGCGTAACGTACGCCACGATTCATGGCAATCAGTCCATCATGGAAGCCGCCGCAGACGCAAAAGACGACGTCAAAATACTCGCGGTTACAGCGCTGACAAGCCTGGATCGTGGCGATCTCGACGATTTAGGCTTTGCATGCGATATCGACACACTGGTCTTGTCACGTGCGCGGCGAGCGCTCGAAAGCGGCTGTGACGGCGTGATCTCTTCAGGGCTTGAGGCGCCAAAACTGCGCGAACACATCGATCACAAACTGCTGGTAATCACACCAGGCATCCGACCGGTAGACAATCGCCCAGCCGACGATCAAAAACGCGTCGTGGATGTCGCACAAGCGTTTGAGAACGGCGCCGATCATATTGTCGTCGGGCGCCCTATTCGTACCGCCGACAGCCCGAAAGCGGCGGCCATGGCCATCCAGCACACCATCAACGAGTCTTTTGCATCATGA
- the hemE gene encoding uroporphyrinogen decarboxylase — MMTDLNDSLFMRALRREPVPRTPVWLMRQAGRYLPEYMAVRKQAGSFMKLAANPELACEVTLQPIRRFGLDASILFSDILTIPDAMGLGLYFETGEGPKFERPIQHQRDVDALPIPDPADELRYVIDAVGLIRRELPDDVPLIGFCGSPWTVATYMVEGGSSRNFAKIKALVFQEPQIMHALLLKLANASTAYLTAQIEAGAQAAMVFDTWGSSLSTSAYKEFSLVYMRHIVAALKANPATRDTPVILFTKGGGHWLEMMADTGCDGLGLDWTCDVGQARERVGDRVALQGNLDPGVLYGDTETVTRETHRVLKSFGHAPGHIFNLGHGIHPGVDPERVTDLVAAVHSYASLNSK; from the coding sequence ATCATGACCGATCTCAACGACAGTCTCTTTATGCGGGCATTGCGGCGCGAACCGGTACCGCGGACACCGGTCTGGCTCATGCGCCAGGCGGGGCGCTACCTGCCCGAGTACATGGCCGTTCGCAAACAGGCCGGGTCATTTATGAAGCTGGCCGCAAATCCCGAACTGGCCTGTGAGGTCACGCTGCAGCCGATCCGGCGCTTCGGTCTGGATGCGTCGATCTTGTTCTCCGACATCCTGACCATTCCCGACGCGATGGGACTTGGTCTCTATTTTGAAACCGGCGAAGGTCCGAAATTTGAGCGCCCGATCCAACATCAGCGCGACGTCGACGCATTGCCGATTCCCGACCCAGCCGACGAACTGCGCTACGTCATCGATGCCGTGGGCTTAATCCGACGTGAGTTGCCAGACGATGTACCACTCATTGGCTTTTGTGGCAGCCCCTGGACCGTAGCCACCTACATGGTCGAAGGCGGCTCAAGTCGCAACTTTGCCAAAATCAAGGCACTGGTTTTTCAAGAACCGCAAATTATGCATGCGCTGCTTCTCAAGCTGGCAAATGCCAGCACTGCGTATCTGACCGCGCAGATTGAGGCGGGGGCACAAGCCGCGATGGTGTTCGACACCTGGGGTAGCAGTCTATCGACCAGCGCGTATAAAGAATTTTCACTCGTCTATATGCGGCATATTGTCGCGGCGCTCAAAGCCAACCCCGCCACGCGTGATACGCCGGTCATTCTGTTTACCAAGGGTGGCGGTCACTGGCTGGAAATGATGGCCGATACCGGCTGCGACGGTCTCGGCCTGGACTGGACATGCGACGTTGGTCAAGCGCGCGAGCGCGTCGGTGATCGCGTGGCGCTACAAGGCAACCTCGATCCGGGCGTGCTATATGGCGACACCGAAACAGTCACACGCGAAACACACCGTGTGCTAAAGAGTTTCGGCCACGCGCCGGGGCACATCTTCAACCTTGGCCACGGCATACATCCTGGGGTCGATCCCGAGCGTGTCACCGATCTGGTGGCGGCGGTGCATAGCTACGCCTCGCTCAATTCAAAGTAG
- a CDS encoding DUF445 domain-containing protein — MNSAPTLTLAEQERARALRRMEWIATGLFVLMAVIFCLTLLPTHEPPWLGYVRAFSEAAMVGALADWFAVTALFRHPFGIPIPHTAIVPSNKDRIGESLARFVERHFLTESALAPRLTDIDVATRIGQWMQDDGHAHRLGDDAGRLIQWLMESIDNDTVRGFLEKNLRSGSGTIQVAPLISQVLGALTASNRHQELIDSAVRIGRQQLYANQYAIRHRIEQQSPWWLPRFVDEEIYQKILGEISRLLDRIGDDPDHPARHRFNDATQELIESLANDPAMIERGESIKQDVLNHPSVQTYLTSSWEDIKRYVQEQANQPNSALRGRLERAVQRLGIALQEDDTMRQQVNDWARAAILHTLENHRESISTVISDTIKSWDTDFTTRRIELQVGRDLQFIRINGTLVGGLVGLIIHALLHVF; from the coding sequence ATGAACAGCGCGCCAACCCTGACCCTGGCAGAGCAGGAACGGGCGCGTGCCCTACGTCGCATGGAATGGATTGCGACCGGCCTTTTCGTGTTGATGGCGGTAATTTTCTGCCTAACATTGCTGCCCACACACGAACCTCCTTGGCTTGGCTATGTCCGCGCCTTCTCAGAAGCGGCCATGGTGGGCGCGCTGGCGGACTGGTTTGCTGTAACCGCCTTATTCCGACATCCCTTCGGCATTCCGATCCCGCACACCGCCATCGTACCCAGCAATAAAGACCGCATTGGCGAAAGCCTCGCCCGCTTTGTCGAACGCCATTTCCTGACCGAATCGGCACTCGCACCACGCCTCACAGATATTGACGTTGCCACGCGAATCGGACAGTGGATGCAAGATGACGGCCACGCCCATCGCTTGGGAGACGATGCGGGGCGTCTGATTCAATGGCTGATGGAATCGATTGACAACGACACAGTGCGAGGCTTCCTGGAAAAGAACTTGCGCTCCGGGTCGGGCACTATCCAGGTAGCACCGCTGATCAGCCAGGTACTCGGTGCATTGACCGCATCGAATCGACATCAGGAACTCATTGATAGTGCCGTGCGCATTGGGCGACAGCAGCTCTACGCTAATCAATATGCCATTCGTCACCGCATCGAACAGCAGAGTCCTTGGTGGCTGCCGCGCTTTGTGGATGAAGAAATTTATCAGAAGATTCTCGGCGAGATTTCGCGCTTACTCGATCGCATCGGCGATGATCCGGATCACCCCGCTCGCCATCGCTTTAACGACGCCACACAAGAATTGATCGAATCGCTAGCCAATGACCCCGCCATGATTGAACGCGGCGAGTCGATCAAACAGGACGTGCTCAACCATCCTTCGGTGCAAACCTATCTAACGTCGAGTTGGGAAGACATTAAACGCTACGTGCAAGAGCAGGCCAATCAACCCAACTCGGCGTTGCGCGGACGACTTGAGCGCGCCGTTCAGCGCCTGGGCATTGCCTTACAAGAAGACGACACCATGCGCCAACAGGTCAATGACTGGGCCCGCGCGGCGATTCTGCACACGCTTGAAAACCATCGCGAATCGATCAGCACTGTCATCAGCGACACGATCAAATCGTGGGATACTGATTTCACGACTCGACGCATCGAACTGCAGGTCGGTCGAGATTTGCAGTTTATTCGCATTAACGGCACGCTGGTCGGTGGTCTCGTCGGCTTGATCATTCATGCACTCTTGCACGTTTTTTGA